Genomic window (Aquimarina sp. BL5):
TTAATTACATCTGTGCCCGTTCTGACTCATTCTCTACTTTATGTATTGTTGCTTCTCTCCTACTTTACATACATCCTTTTGGTAGAAAGTGGTTTTTATATATTATAACTATGATTATTGGAATCTGGACAAAACAAACTGGAGTCATGTTCTTTCCTATTTTAGGAGTATATATATTATTATTTGAAGAAGATTCATTAGTAACTAACTTTAAAAAAGATACTTCTAAAAATATTATACTAATTGCTAAGAAAATTGCACCTGTTGGAATAATTGCTATATCACTATTTATATTTAATCAATACTTTTTAACTCCATCTTCAACCAATTCTACAAATTATGGAGTTTCAAGGTTCGAGTATTTTAGCACACAATGGTATGTAACGGTTCATTATTTAGCAAACTTCTTGCTACCTATTAATTTAAGTGCGGATCCAGATCTTGCTGTAATAAAACCTTGGTATCACATTAAAAATATCTTTGGATTATTAATCATTATATCCATGTTTACCTTAATGATCAAAACATCTCTTAAAAAGAATCTAAGGCCAATTTCTTTTGGGATAGCATGGTTTTTTATCGCTCTATTGCCCACAGCTATAAACCCTTTGTTTCAAATTGCGAATGATCACAGAACTTTCTTTCCGTATATAGGTCTTTTTGTAGCAATACCGTATGGGATATTTTATCTCTTGAAGAAATATGAATTACTTAAAAAATACAAAAATGTTGTCATCTTGGCATCCGTATTGATTTTCATAGCACACGGAATAGGCACCATAAATAGAACGAAAGTATGGTCCTCCTCAGAAACCTTATGGCTCGATGTTACTCAAAAAAGCCCTAATAATGGAAGAGGTCTTATGAACTATGGACTTACTCATATGGCAAAAGGTAATTATGAGAATGCATTGTTCTATTTTAACAAAGCACTCAAACTTTTACCTAATTACTATGTACTGCATATTAATCTAGGAATACTATATCATTCGATCAATAACGAATCCAAAGCTACAGAACATTTTAAAAAAGCACTTAATCTAAACTCATCTTCTCCAGACCCTGAATACTGTTATGCTATTTTTCTAATTGATAAAAAGAGGTATACCGAAGCTGAAAAATATCTTAACCTAGCCATTCAAAAAAGTCCTAACCATATAAGGTCAAAAGAATTATTAACTGAAATTTCTGGAAAAGCAACTAATTACCAAGAAGAAATAAAAGATCTTGAAAACAATACAAAAGAGATTAATTCTATTGAAAATCACATAGAACTTAGTTTAAAGTATTATGATGCTAAAAATTATAACAAGGCTATAGAAACTTGCAAAGAAATTCTAAAAATTGATCCAAACAATGCAAATGCTTATAATAACTTATGCGCTTCTTATAATCAATTAAAAAAATGGAAATTAGGAGCTGAAGCTTGTAAAAAGGCTTTGGAGATTAGTCCAAATTTTCAATTAGCTAAAAATAACCTGAAATGGGCTACAGATAATATTGACAACTAATACAATTACACAAAAACACAATGCTTAACAATAAAACAATA
Coding sequences:
- a CDS encoding tetratricopeptide repeat protein, whose amino-acid sequence is MLKDFASRKFEILFLIFIITSTIVVYLGHFDNPFFFDDKHTISENESIRSLENWSDFFTDADTFSSLPANRAYRPMVTLMNAIDYSIAGGLDSRYYHYHIFFWFIVLIILVYTLSKHLYRISLIDNKYAGVIALFATAWFALHTANAETINYICARSDSFSTLCIVASLLLYIHPFGRKWFLYIITMIIGIWTKQTGVMFFPILGVYILLFEEDSLVTNFKKDTSKNIILIAKKIAPVGIIAISLFIFNQYFLTPSSTNSTNYGVSRFEYFSTQWYVTVHYLANFLLPINLSADPDLAVIKPWYHIKNIFGLLIIISMFTLMIKTSLKKNLRPISFGIAWFFIALLPTAINPLFQIANDHRTFFPYIGLFVAIPYGIFYLLKKYELLKKYKNVVILASVLIFIAHGIGTINRTKVWSSSETLWLDVTQKSPNNGRGLMNYGLTHMAKGNYENALFYFNKALKLLPNYYVLHINLGILYHSINNESKATEHFKKALNLNSSSPDPEYCYAIFLIDKKRYTEAEKYLNLAIQKSPNHIRSKELLTEISGKATNYQEEIKDLENNTKEINSIENHIELSLKYYDAKNYNKAIETCKEILKIDPNNANAYNNLCASYNQLKKWKLGAEACKKALEISPNFQLAKNNLKWATDNIDN